In a single window of the Zea mays cultivar B73 chromosome 5, Zm-B73-REFERENCE-NAM-5.0, whole genome shotgun sequence genome:
- the LOC100276641 gene encoding uncharacterized protein isoform X1, translating into MASNYVDTTGEEGRFHGPHSHSTSTTPTGGAAAAAASPRNFRRSFSSASSAGHSHGGGGGGAKCVCAPATHAGSFKCRLHRTNSQGHGHGHPHPSPPASPAAPAQGVSSSASSRTVEAL; encoded by the coding sequence ATGGCGTCCAACTACGTGGACACGACGGGCGAGGAGGGACGGTTCCACGGCCCTCACAGCCACAGCACCAGCACGACCCCgacgggcggcgcggcggcggcggcggcatcgCCGCGCAACTTCCGGCGCAGCTTCTCCTCCGCGTCCTCCGCGGGCCACagccacggcggcggcggcggcggggccaAGTGCGTGTGCGCGCCCGCGACCCACGCCGGGTCGTTCAAGTGCCGGCTCCACCGCACCAACTCCCagggccacggccacggccacccGCACCCGTCCCCGCCGGCCTCCCCCGCCGCGCCGGCGCAGGGCGTCTCGTCTTCCGCTTCCTCCCGCACCGTCGAGGCCCTGTGA
- the LOC100276641 gene encoding uncharacterized protein LOC100276641 isoform 1 (isoform 1 is encoded by transcript variant 1), whose product MCSRSESGEEEKAIDGVQLRGHDGRGGTVPRPSQPQHQHDPDGRRGGGGGIAAQLPAQLLLRVLRGPQPRRRRRRGQVRVRARDPRRVVQVPAPPHQLPGPRPRPPAPVPAGLPRRAGAGRLVFRFLPHRRGPVSVRGQRRARRGESEKMMGYTCRVSLSEGKE is encoded by the coding sequence ATGTGCAGCAGATCAGAGAGCGGGGAGGAAGAAAAAGCGATCGATGGCGTCCAACTACGTGGACACGACGGGCGAGGAGGGACGGTTCCACGGCCCTCACAGCCACAGCACCAGCACGACCCCgacgggcggcgcggcggcggcggcggcatcgCCGCGCAACTTCCGGCGCAGCTTCTCCTCCGCGTCCTCCGCGGGCCACagccacggcggcggcggcggcggggccaAGTGCGTGTGCGCGCCCGCGACCCACGCCGGGTCGTTCAAGTGCCGGCTCCACCGCACCAACTCCCagggccacggccacggccacccGCACCCGTCCCCGCCGGCCTCCCCCGCCGCGCCGGCGCAGGGCGTCTCGTCTTCCGCTTCCTCCCGCACCGTCGAGGCCCTGTGAGTGTCCGAGGCCAAAGACGGGCGAGGCGTGGGgaaagtgagaagatgatgggaTATACTTGTCGTGTCAGTCTGTCAGAAGGAAAGGAGTGA